A window of the Vibrio pomeroyi genome harbors these coding sequences:
- the mlc gene encoding sugar metabolism global transcriptional regulator Mlc, protein MYMAQPGHIDHIKQVNAGRVYKLIDLKGPISRIDLSKQSELAPASITKITRELIEAHLIHETTVQEATTRGRPAVGLQTNNEGWQFLSMRLGRGYLTIALHELGGDVLIDTKIDIHERDQDDVLARLLHEIDEFFQTYAEQLDRVTSIAITLPGLVNSEQGIVLQMPHYNVENLALGPEIYKETGLPVFIANDTRAWALAEKLFGNSQDNDNSVLISIHHGLGAGIILDGRVLQGRHGNIGELGHIQIDKEGKLCHCGNRGCLETVASSQAIREQVKERLANGEESTLTVFEDVTIEQICAAAADGDPLAVEVIEQLGRYLGSAIAIVINLFNPEKILVGGVINQAKSVLYPAIQKCIEEQSLSVYHQDLELVESRFYKQATMPGAALIKQALYDGQLLMKVIEG, encoded by the coding sequence ATGTACATGGCTCAACCGGGCCATATTGATCATATCAAACAGGTCAATGCTGGTCGTGTATATAAACTAATTGACCTTAAAGGTCCTATTTCTCGTATCGATCTGTCCAAGCAAAGTGAGTTGGCTCCGGCGAGTATTACTAAAATTACCCGTGAACTCATTGAAGCTCACCTTATTCACGAAACCACGGTTCAAGAAGCCACGACTCGTGGGCGTCCTGCTGTCGGTCTGCAAACCAATAACGAAGGTTGGCAATTTTTGTCGATGCGTCTTGGTCGTGGTTACCTCACGATCGCGCTCCATGAATTGGGTGGCGACGTGCTTATCGATACCAAAATTGATATCCATGAACGTGATCAAGATGATGTGCTTGCACGTCTTCTCCATGAAATCGATGAGTTCTTCCAAACCTATGCCGAGCAACTCGACAGGGTGACGAGCATTGCCATCACACTGCCTGGTCTTGTGAATTCAGAGCAAGGTATTGTGCTACAAATGCCACATTACAACGTTGAAAATCTAGCGTTGGGTCCGGAGATCTACAAAGAAACCGGTCTGCCAGTCTTTATTGCCAATGACACCCGAGCTTGGGCACTAGCAGAAAAGCTATTTGGTAATTCACAAGACAACGACAACTCTGTTCTTATCTCTATTCACCATGGTTTAGGTGCCGGGATCATTCTTGATGGCCGCGTTCTTCAAGGGCGTCACGGTAACATCGGTGAACTGGGTCATATCCAGATCGATAAAGAGGGCAAGCTTTGCCATTGTGGTAACCGAGGCTGTTTAGAAACGGTCGCGAGTTCACAGGCGATCCGTGAGCAAGTGAAAGAGCGATTAGCCAATGGTGAAGAATCAACGCTGACTGTGTTTGAGGATGTTACGATTGAGCAAATCTGTGCTGCTGCGGCTGATGGCGACCCTCTGGCTGTTGAAGTGATTGAACAGTTAGGTCGTTACTTAGGCTCTGCGATTGCTATTGTGATTAATCTGTTTAACCCAGAGAAAATCTTGGTCGGTGGTGTTATTAATCAGGCTAAGAGCGTGTTGTACCCTGCGATTCAAAAGTGTATCGAAGAGCAGAGTTTATCGGTTTACCATCAAGACTTAGAGCTGGTGGAATCTCGATTCTATAAGCAGGCAACCATGCCAGGCGCTGCACTTATTAAGCAGGCCTTGTATGACGGTCAGCTGTTAATGAAAGTTATTGAAGGCTAA
- a CDS encoding SpoVR family protein — protein MTAKSNVAEKKAAQKKNDKMLPDGPDWTFNLLEQYHVEIKRVAQHYRLDTYPNQIEVITSEQMMDAYSSIGMPINYNHWSFGKKFIQTEQNYKHGQMGLAYEIVINSDPCIAYLMEENTVTMQALVMAHACYGHNSFFKGNYLFQTWTDASSIIDYLLFAKKYINDCEEKYGVAEVEQLLDSCHALMNYGVDRYKRPEKISIAEETARQEEREAYLQSQVNELWRTVPQNKSKEEETKIRFPSEPQENILYFIEKNAPLLEPWQRECVRIVRKVSQYFYPQKQTQVMNEGWATFWHYTILNHLYDEGLVSDKFILEFLHSHTSVVAQPAYNSPYFSGINPYALGFAMFRDIRRICEEPTDEDKEWFPELAGSDWLEAVHFAMHNFKDESFISQYLSPKIIRDFKLFSVLDDDRKNTIEVSAIHDDPGYRLIREKLAAQYNLSNLEPNIQVFNVDVRGDRSMTLQYVPHDRIPLDKGYDEVMKHLYRLWGFDVILEELKDTGHREILTTCPKRNDYGAKI, from the coding sequence ATGACAGCGAAATCAAACGTTGCAGAGAAAAAAGCTGCACAAAAGAAAAACGACAAGATGCTGCCTGATGGTCCAGATTGGACGTTCAACCTCTTAGAGCAATATCACGTAGAAATTAAGCGTGTGGCGCAGCATTACCGTTTAGACACTTACCCAAACCAAATTGAAGTGATTACCTCAGAACAGATGATGGATGCTTACTCCAGTATCGGTATGCCCATCAATTATAATCATTGGTCGTTTGGTAAGAAATTCATTCAAACCGAACAAAACTACAAGCACGGCCAGATGGGACTCGCGTACGAAATCGTGATCAATTCCGATCCTTGTATCGCTTACCTGATGGAAGAGAACACGGTAACAATGCAGGCACTAGTGATGGCGCACGCCTGTTACGGCCATAACTCGTTCTTTAAGGGTAACTACCTATTCCAAACCTGGACAGATGCGAGCTCCATCATCGATTACTTGCTGTTCGCGAAAAAGTACATCAATGATTGTGAAGAGAAGTATGGCGTGGCTGAAGTTGAACAACTGCTTGATTCTTGTCATGCGCTGATGAATTACGGCGTAGACAGGTACAAACGCCCTGAAAAGATTTCCATTGCAGAAGAAACGGCAAGACAAGAAGAGCGTGAAGCTTATCTACAGTCTCAAGTGAACGAGCTTTGGAGAACTGTTCCTCAAAACAAAAGTAAGGAAGAAGAGACCAAAATCCGCTTCCCTAGCGAGCCTCAAGAGAACATTCTCTACTTTATTGAGAAGAACGCCCCACTACTTGAACCTTGGCAACGTGAGTGTGTTCGTATTGTTCGTAAAGTGAGCCAGTACTTCTATCCTCAGAAACAAACGCAAGTGATGAATGAAGGTTGGGCGACCTTCTGGCACTACACCATTCTGAATCACCTTTATGACGAAGGTTTGGTGAGTGACAAATTCATCTTAGAGTTCCTGCACAGCCATACCAGTGTAGTCGCACAACCTGCTTATAATAGCCCTTACTTCAGCGGGATAAACCCTTACGCACTCGGCTTTGCGATGTTTAGAGACATTCGACGCATCTGTGAAGAGCCAACCGATGAAGACAAAGAGTGGTTCCCTGAACTCGCCGGAAGTGATTGGTTAGAAGCGGTACACTTTGCAATGCACAATTTCAAAGATGAAAGCTTTATCAGCCAATATCTTTCTCCAAAGATCATTCGTGACTTTAAGCTGTTTTCTGTGCTTGATGATGACCGAAAAAACACCATTGAAGTGAGTGCGATTCACGATGATCCTGGCTATCGCCTGATTCGTGAAAAGCTTGCGGCGCAATACAACCTCAGCAACCTTGAACCGAATATTCAGGTGTTTAACGTTGATGTACGTGGCGATCGCTCAATGACGCTGCAATATGTACCTCATGACCGTATCCCGCTTGATAAAGGCTACGACGAAGTAATGAAGCATCTCTATCGCTTGTGGGGCTTTGACGTAATTCTTGAGGAGCTCAAAGACACAGGTCATCGAGAAATCCTGACCACTTGTCCGAAACGCAATGATTATGGAGCCAAGATTTAA
- a CDS encoding error-prone DNA polymerase, whose amino-acid sequence MSQQYSELFCQSNYSFLEGASHAEELVLQADFLRYKALAVTDECSVAGIVKVHSAIKQHKLSLKQIVGSMFWLNEECQVVLLCPNRQAYAELCRIITNARRRSSKGHYQLSEWDIMSAKHCFILWLPQQKNEDAHWGQWLSQHHSGRLWIGLQRHLKQTDQQYTDYCVELSKHHHLPITACGGVLMHNANRLPLQHSLTAIKYQKSVTEVGSHLLANAERCLRSINKLSHIFKAEWLEESNRISELCDFDLDSLRYEYPSELIPQGETPMSYLRMLVEKGKKARFPQGVPHDIQQIIDKELGLIGELDYPFFFLTIHDIVMFAKSQGILYQGRGSAANSVVCYCLEITSVDPRQISVLFERFISKERDEPPDIDVDFEHERREEVIQYIYQKYGRERAALAATVISYRFKSAVRDVGKALGLQETQLDYFIKNTNRRDKSLGWQAQLTQLGLQPDSLKGQQFIHLVNEIIGFPRHLSQHVGGFVISSGPLYELVPVENAAMHDRTIIQWDKDDLETLGLLKVDVLALGMLSAIRKCFDLIKRIYGRSLTIAEITRLKDDPQVYGMIQRADTVGIFQIESRAQMSMLPRLKPRTYYDLVIQIAIVRPGPIQGDMVHPFLKRRDGIEPISYPSKDVESVLSRTLGVPIFQEQVIKLAMVAAGFTGGEADQLRRAMAAWKKNGNVFKFKTKLIEGMQKRGYETEFAEQIFKQICGFGEYGFPESHSASFAVLAYCSAWLKCYYPECFYASLLNSQPMGFYSPSQLVQDAQRHNVTILPVCVNASQNDHTVVSQQNGLAIRLGLRQIKGLSEHGIQSVLANRPHSGYRHPSQVKQLSMNKKDIELLASANALHNVSGDRFQTRWAIMDSASDLPLFSQVYDDTKDGHGEHTRHKPNEMQDLLEDFTSVGISLNKHPITLLEEANRLGRFTHMKDLIQQRHKSMVTVVGLVTGKQSPGTAAGVTFVTLEDSTGNINVVVWGATARAQQQAYLTAKALKVQGILEKEGEVVHVIAGKLIDITDEIVGLKTKSRDFH is encoded by the coding sequence ATGTCTCAGCAATACTCAGAGCTTTTCTGTCAAAGTAATTACTCCTTTCTTGAGGGGGCTTCACACGCGGAAGAGCTAGTTTTACAGGCCGACTTTTTACGTTACAAAGCACTCGCTGTTACTGATGAATGCTCGGTCGCGGGCATCGTGAAGGTTCACTCTGCAATCAAGCAACACAAGCTGTCGCTCAAACAAATTGTCGGGAGCATGTTTTGGCTAAATGAAGAGTGCCAAGTAGTATTGTTATGCCCAAACAGACAAGCCTATGCCGAGCTGTGCCGCATTATTACCAATGCGAGACGTCGTAGCAGCAAAGGACATTATCAGCTCTCTGAGTGGGATATCATGTCGGCTAAGCACTGCTTCATCCTGTGGCTACCGCAACAAAAAAATGAAGACGCACATTGGGGACAGTGGCTTTCTCAACATCATTCCGGTCGGTTGTGGATTGGCTTACAGCGACACCTAAAACAGACCGATCAGCAATACACAGATTACTGCGTTGAGCTGTCAAAACATCACCATCTTCCGATCACTGCTTGTGGTGGCGTGTTGATGCACAATGCTAATCGCTTGCCCTTACAGCACTCACTCACCGCGATTAAATATCAAAAATCAGTGACCGAAGTTGGCAGTCACTTACTGGCGAATGCCGAGCGCTGTTTGCGAAGCATCAATAAGCTCTCTCATATCTTCAAAGCTGAGTGGTTAGAAGAGAGCAACCGAATCTCTGAGCTGTGCGACTTTGATTTAGATAGCCTACGCTACGAATACCCAAGTGAGCTGATACCTCAAGGGGAGACACCCATGAGTTATCTGCGCATGTTGGTCGAGAAAGGAAAAAAGGCTCGCTTCCCACAAGGTGTCCCTCATGACATCCAACAGATCATAGATAAAGAACTAGGGCTGATTGGCGAGCTCGACTACCCTTTCTTTTTTCTCACGATTCACGACATCGTGATGTTTGCTAAAAGCCAAGGGATTCTTTACCAAGGTCGAGGGTCAGCGGCTAACTCCGTGGTCTGTTATTGCCTAGAGATCACCTCTGTCGACCCAAGACAAATCTCGGTGCTGTTTGAACGCTTCATCAGTAAAGAGCGTGACGAGCCGCCTGATATTGATGTCGATTTTGAACACGAACGCCGTGAGGAAGTCATCCAATACATCTATCAAAAATACGGCCGAGAACGTGCTGCGCTTGCTGCTACGGTCATTTCTTATCGCTTCAAAAGCGCGGTAAGGGATGTCGGAAAAGCATTAGGGCTGCAAGAAACCCAGCTTGATTACTTCATTAAGAACACCAATCGCAGAGACAAAAGCCTAGGTTGGCAAGCTCAACTCACTCAATTGGGGCTGCAACCAGATTCTTTGAAAGGTCAGCAGTTTATCCATTTAGTGAATGAAATTATCGGCTTTCCACGTCATCTGTCTCAGCATGTGGGCGGCTTCGTGATCTCTTCTGGCCCTCTGTATGAATTGGTTCCTGTCGAAAATGCGGCGATGCACGATCGCACCATTATTCAATGGGATAAGGATGATCTTGAAACCTTAGGGTTACTAAAAGTGGATGTGCTAGCACTGGGTATGCTGTCTGCAATTCGAAAATGTTTCGACCTGATCAAGCGTATTTATGGCCGCTCGTTAACGATCGCAGAGATCACTCGCCTTAAGGATGATCCTCAGGTTTACGGCATGATTCAACGAGCAGACACGGTCGGTATATTCCAAATTGAATCACGCGCGCAAATGAGCATGCTACCAAGGCTTAAGCCGAGAACTTATTACGACCTAGTGATTCAAATCGCGATCGTGCGCCCAGGGCCGATTCAAGGCGATATGGTTCATCCGTTCTTAAAGCGTCGCGATGGTATTGAGCCAATCAGCTACCCATCTAAGGATGTTGAATCGGTACTCTCGCGTACCTTAGGCGTGCCGATATTTCAAGAGCAAGTGATTAAGCTCGCGATGGTGGCCGCAGGTTTCACAGGGGGTGAAGCGGATCAGCTCAGACGCGCAATGGCCGCTTGGAAAAAAAATGGCAACGTCTTTAAGTTCAAAACCAAGCTCATCGAAGGCATGCAAAAGCGAGGCTACGAAACCGAGTTTGCCGAACAGATTTTTAAACAGATATGTGGCTTTGGTGAATACGGTTTCCCTGAAAGCCATTCGGCTTCCTTTGCGGTATTAGCCTATTGTTCAGCTTGGTTGAAATGCTACTACCCAGAGTGCTTCTATGCTTCTTTGTTGAATAGCCAACCCATGGGCTTTTATAGTCCATCGCAGTTGGTTCAAGATGCACAGCGACACAATGTGACGATACTTCCAGTATGTGTGAACGCTTCTCAAAACGACCACACGGTTGTCTCTCAACAGAATGGTTTAGCGATTCGATTAGGGCTGCGACAAATCAAAGGTTTGAGTGAGCACGGTATCCAGAGCGTACTTGCCAATCGCCCGCATTCTGGTTATCGCCATCCTAGCCAAGTAAAACAGCTATCGATGAATAAGAAGGACATTGAGTTACTCGCATCAGCCAACGCGCTGCACAACGTTTCGGGAGACCGTTTCCAGACGCGCTGGGCGATAATGGATTCCGCTTCTGACCTACCTTTGTTTAGCCAAGTCTATGACGATACTAAAGATGGTCATGGCGAACACACACGGCATAAACCCAATGAGATGCAGGATTTACTCGAGGACTTCACCAGTGTCGGGATTTCATTAAACAAGCACCCTATCACTTTGTTAGAAGAAGCAAATCGATTAGGTCGATTCACTCATATGAAAGACTTGATACAGCAAAGACACAAATCCATGGTTACCGTTGTCGGGCTAGTTACAGGTAAGCAATCACCAGGTACTGCGGCAGGTGTCACCTTTGTCACACTGGAAGACAGCACTGGCAATATCAATGTGGTGGTATGGGGAGCCACAGCGCGTGCTCAACAGCAAGCTTATCTCACAGCCAAGGCATTAAAGGTACAAGGAATATTAGAAAAAGAAGGTGAAGTTGTGCATGTGATTGCCGGGAAGCTCATCGATATTACCGATGAGATTGTTGGGTTGAAAACCAAATCACGAGATTTTCATTAG
- a CDS encoding YciK family oxidoreductase, producing MDYPISTDALKDKVILVTGAGAGIGRQAALSFAQHGATVILLGRNVKNLEFIYDEIESAGYPQPAIIPLDLKGATKQNYIDMAETIESQFGRLDGLLHNAGVLGTLSPFEQIDEETFDDVMQINVKSEFLMTQALLPALKKAEAGRIVFTSSTVGHSGRAFWGTYAISKFATEGMMQILADELEDTNIRVNAINPGGTQTRMRAKAYPGEDANKLKTPLDIIPLYLHLMNPSVTDINGQCIDAQPK from the coding sequence GTGGATTACCCAATCTCTACAGATGCCCTCAAAGATAAAGTAATTTTGGTTACAGGTGCCGGTGCTGGCATTGGTCGCCAAGCCGCACTAAGCTTCGCTCAACATGGCGCAACTGTCATTCTGTTAGGCCGCAATGTAAAAAACCTAGAATTCATTTACGATGAAATCGAAAGCGCTGGTTACCCGCAGCCTGCAATTATCCCATTGGATTTAAAAGGTGCGACAAAACAGAACTACATTGATATGGCTGAAACCATTGAATCGCAGTTTGGTCGTTTAGATGGTCTACTTCATAACGCTGGCGTTTTAGGTACGCTGAGCCCGTTTGAGCAGATTGATGAAGAAACCTTTGATGATGTTATGCAGATCAATGTGAAGTCTGAGTTCTTGATGACTCAAGCACTTTTACCTGCACTTAAGAAAGCGGAAGCGGGTCGTATCGTATTCACCTCTTCTACCGTTGGTCACTCTGGCCGTGCATTCTGGGGCACTTACGCGATTTCTAAGTTTGCTACCGAAGGTATGATGCAGATCTTAGCGGATGAGCTTGAAGACACAAACATCCGTGTTAACGCGATCAATCCAGGCGGCACGCAAACACGTATGCGTGCAAAAGCGTACCCAGGTGAAGATGCTAACAAGCTGAAAACGCCACTGGACATCATCCCACTGTACCTACACTTAATGAACCCAAGTGTGACAGACATTAATGGCCAATGTATCGACGCTCAACCTAAGTAG
- a CDS encoding Y-family DNA polymerase, with product MLWLYLHFPSLQLDTLFNSNELGSNEESHEQPIIIVDEKDHRVLQANQAALDSGITLDMGLGSAAALCHHLHVHPYSIELEKNKLKEIAQWAYLVTSDMALLPPNGLLIKASNMLSLYDGLDNYWHELKNHLEALNIQFSFATGYSPLSAILLGKQAINQATNNVQHMKTWVNQQALSSSELPPKQVERLNRVGINIVEDLLKLPLQEVARRFDIDLVNYVGRLNGQFKHPIDFYHPPESFQQYLELLFDIENILFIEKPLLKLLNQLECFLKLRDRVAFELTLTLHLRDRDDHHVSFYSAQGDYLASKWANLTHLTLESLKIIAPVQGLTLSLTRHGEPQMAYHDLFDGNTGTLAALDLLSLLQAKLGQACIQTPKIQQDPRPEKANQYSLPTLSHTAKKGLAPQELNQQTTATNSINQQRLRPSILLPEPEALTENVTLSQGPERIVSGWWDGEKIIRDYFIAHSENGRWLWVFRTPDKQWFLHGLFS from the coding sequence ATGCTGTGGCTTTATCTGCACTTTCCATCTCTGCAGTTAGATACTTTATTTAACTCTAATGAATTGGGTTCGAACGAAGAATCACATGAGCAACCTATTATCATCGTGGATGAAAAAGATCATCGTGTACTGCAAGCTAATCAAGCCGCGCTGGACTCAGGCATTACACTGGACATGGGGCTAGGGTCTGCGGCGGCGCTTTGCCATCACTTACACGTCCACCCTTACAGTATTGAGCTAGAGAAAAATAAGCTGAAAGAGATAGCTCAATGGGCGTATCTGGTCACTTCTGATATGGCGTTATTGCCGCCTAATGGTTTGTTGATTAAAGCCTCTAACATGTTGTCACTTTACGACGGACTAGATAATTACTGGCATGAACTCAAAAATCATTTAGAAGCACTCAACATCCAGTTCAGCTTTGCGACGGGTTATTCGCCGCTTTCTGCGATCCTTTTGGGCAAACAAGCGATCAACCAAGCAACGAACAATGTTCAACACATGAAGACTTGGGTTAACCAACAAGCTCTGAGTTCTAGTGAGCTACCGCCTAAGCAAGTTGAACGCCTGAACCGTGTCGGCATTAATATCGTTGAAGACCTATTGAAACTGCCTTTGCAAGAAGTCGCACGTCGCTTTGATATCGACTTGGTGAATTATGTTGGTCGCCTTAATGGGCAGTTCAAGCACCCAATTGATTTTTATCATCCACCAGAAAGCTTCCAGCAATATCTGGAGCTGCTGTTTGATATTGAAAATATTCTATTTATCGAAAAGCCACTGCTGAAATTATTGAATCAACTGGAATGCTTTTTGAAGCTACGTGACAGAGTGGCGTTTGAGTTAACGCTGACTCTGCATCTAAGAGATAGAGACGATCATCATGTCTCTTTCTATTCAGCGCAGGGCGATTATCTTGCCAGCAAATGGGCGAACCTAACGCATCTCACCTTAGAGTCACTGAAGATCATAGCCCCCGTTCAAGGACTCACTCTCTCGTTAACTCGTCATGGTGAGCCTCAAATGGCCTACCATGATCTTTTTGATGGCAATACCGGAACGCTTGCTGCACTAGACCTACTTTCACTGTTACAAGCAAAGCTTGGGCAGGCCTGTATTCAAACGCCGAAAATACAGCAAGATCCTAGGCCAGAGAAAGCCAATCAATATTCGCTACCAACACTAAGTCATACGGCGAAAAAGGGGCTAGCTCCACAAGAACTCAATCAACAAACCACAGCAACGAACAGCATTAACCAACAGCGACTCAGGCCCAGTATTTTACTGCCAGAACCTGAAGCATTAACCGAGAACGTTACCTTATCTCAGGGGCCTGAGCGTATCGTTTCTGGGTGGTGGGATGGCGAAAAAATCATTCGAGACTACTTTATTGCTCACAGTGAAAACGGTCGATGGCTATGGGTGTTCAGAACACCCGATAAACAGTGGTTCTTACACGGCTTATTCAGCTAG
- the sohB gene encoding protease SohB, with protein MTLEFLLDYGLFLAKIATVVIAIIAILVIAKSVGGKSSAIKGELEITNLSEHHKQTIEQLEHHLHDDAFIKVRDKAEKKAEKEKVKSRGKEVKKAAKEGELDSKREPHLFVLDFNGSIDAKEVASLREEVTAVLAVAREGDEVLLKLESGGGMVHGYGLASSQLDRIKAAGLPLTISVDKVAASGGYMMACIADKIVSAPFAIVGSIGVIAQLPNFNKLLKKHDIEFEQLTAGEYKRTLTMFGENSDKAREKFKEELEETHGLFKDFIRDHRPALDLDKVATGEHWFGTQAHELGLVDEIRTSDDLVVEACKDKTVLAIHYVQKKKLSDKLAGVAGKSADSVLMKLIERGQKPII; from the coding sequence ATGACATTGGAATTTTTGTTGGACTACGGCTTGTTTTTAGCCAAGATTGCGACCGTTGTAATCGCCATCATTGCAATTTTAGTCATTGCTAAATCTGTGGGTGGAAAATCAAGCGCGATTAAAGGTGAGCTGGAAATCACGAACCTATCTGAACACCATAAACAGACAATCGAACAATTAGAGCACCATCTACACGATGATGCTTTCATCAAAGTCCGTGATAAAGCAGAAAAGAAAGCGGAAAAAGAGAAAGTAAAATCACGCGGTAAAGAAGTGAAGAAAGCAGCGAAAGAGGGTGAGCTTGACAGCAAGCGAGAGCCACACCTATTCGTTCTTGATTTTAATGGCAGCATTGATGCGAAAGAAGTGGCTTCATTACGTGAAGAGGTAACGGCGGTTCTGGCTGTGGCTCGTGAAGGCGATGAAGTATTGCTTAAGCTTGAATCTGGCGGTGGCATGGTTCACGGCTATGGTTTGGCGTCTTCTCAACTTGATCGTATTAAAGCAGCAGGTTTGCCTTTGACTATCTCGGTAGACAAAGTAGCAGCAAGTGGCGGTTACATGATGGCATGTATCGCAGACAAAATTGTGTCAGCACCTTTCGCTATCGTTGGCTCTATTGGTGTTATTGCTCAACTGCCAAACTTCAACAAATTGCTTAAAAAGCACGACATTGAGTTTGAACAGTTAACTGCGGGTGAGTATAAGCGCACTCTAACCATGTTTGGTGAGAACAGCGATAAAGCTCGTGAGAAGTTCAAAGAAGAGCTAGAAGAGACACATGGTCTATTCAAAGACTTCATTCGTGATCACCGCCCAGCGCTAGACCTTGATAAGGTTGCAACGGGTGAGCATTGGTTTGGTACACAAGCACATGAACTTGGGCTGGTGGATGAGATCCGTACTTCTGATGACTTAGTTGTTGAAGCATGCAAAGACAAGACGGTTCTGGCGATTCACTACGTACAGAAGAAAAAGCTGTCAGACAAATTAGCTGGCGTGGCAGGTAAATCTGCAGACAGCGTGTTGATGAAGCTGATTGAACGCGGTCAAAAGCCGATTATTTAA
- the imuA gene encoding translesion DNA synthesis-associated protein ImuA yields the protein MHELIKNLQDRQLIWKGLQSTTQGSTTSTGYPQLDKQLDGGFPTHGVIEVESQQGIGELRLLTPYLAQQNSQKLAIFINPPGKICAEFFSSQGIELNNILVIEPQRDLDALWAAEQCLKSGACHSVLLWGADLEIHQTKRLQAASETGKCLQFHFKTTSHNQLSLPVSLSMKLSSHAQGLKVEVTKRKGSWSYGSFILDMTHNWPLLTEKVISTDSSHHGLSGNTVLAFPIAKQG from the coding sequence ATGCATGAACTCATAAAAAACTTACAAGACCGCCAGCTAATCTGGAAAGGGCTGCAATCAACAACGCAAGGAAGTACCACTTCGACAGGCTATCCGCAATTGGATAAACAGCTTGATGGTGGCTTTCCTACACACGGCGTTATTGAAGTTGAATCACAACAAGGGATTGGCGAACTGCGCCTGCTTACGCCCTATTTAGCTCAGCAAAACTCACAGAAGCTAGCCATATTCATTAACCCGCCAGGGAAGATCTGTGCCGAGTTTTTTAGCAGCCAAGGGATTGAGCTCAATAACATCTTGGTGATTGAGCCTCAACGCGATCTCGATGCCTTGTGGGCTGCTGAACAATGCCTCAAAAGCGGTGCTTGTCATTCAGTATTGTTATGGGGAGCCGATCTCGAAATCCACCAAACCAAACGCCTACAAGCCGCAAGTGAAACGGGCAAGTGCCTGCAATTTCACTTTAAAACCACCAGCCATAATCAATTATCCCTGCCCGTTTCTTTAAGCATGAAACTCTCTTCTCACGCGCAGGGTTTAAAGGTTGAGGTGACTAAGAGAAAAGGCAGTTGGTCGTATGGCAGCTTTATTCTCGATATGACCCACAATTGGCCGTTACTGACAGAGAAAGTCATCAGCACCGACAGTTCACATCACGGTCTGTCAGGTAATACTGTGTTGGCCTTTCCTATTGCGAAGCAAGGTTAG
- a CDS encoding chemotaxis protein CheV codes for MSGVLNSVDQRTKLVGENRLELLLFSLNSRQLFAINVFKVKEVLKVPVLTRLPGSHHHITGVASLRGESVPVIDLRSAIGFPPSRAEAQESNLIITEYNRTVQGFLVGQVRNIVNTTWTEIQPPPKTTGRANYLTAITHIQEEEQHKIVEIIDVEKVLAEIIDYDVSISEGVLDEQLANEMIGRNVLIVDDSSTARNQIKGTLSQLGLNIIECCDGLEALNLLKGWCDEGKDINQEILLMITDAEMPEMDGYKLTHEVRTDPRMHDLFITLNTSLSGSFNEAMVEKVGCNRFISKFQPDLLVEVTQERMRQLL; via the coding sequence ATGTCTGGCGTTTTAAATTCGGTTGATCAGAGAACCAAGCTAGTCGGTGAAAACCGTCTGGAACTCTTATTATTCAGCTTAAATAGTCGTCAACTATTTGCGATTAACGTATTTAAAGTGAAAGAAGTCCTAAAAGTGCCTGTACTTACTCGCTTACCGGGCTCTCACCACCACATTACCGGTGTTGCTTCTTTACGTGGTGAATCGGTGCCTGTGATTGATCTGCGCAGTGCGATTGGCTTTCCACCGTCACGTGCAGAGGCTCAGGAGAGCAACCTGATCATTACTGAATACAACCGAACCGTACAAGGTTTCTTGGTTGGGCAAGTGCGTAATATCGTTAATACAACTTGGACTGAAATCCAGCCGCCGCCAAAGACCACGGGTCGTGCAAACTACCTAACGGCTATCACGCATATTCAAGAAGAAGAGCAGCACAAAATCGTTGAGATCATCGATGTTGAAAAAGTGCTAGCAGAGATCATCGATTACGATGTGTCGATCTCTGAAGGTGTGTTAGATGAGCAGTTAGCCAACGAAATGATTGGTCGAAACGTGCTTATCGTTGATGACTCTTCAACCGCACGTAACCAGATTAAAGGTACCTTGTCTCAGCTTGGTTTAAACATTATTGAGTGTTGTGATGGCTTAGAAGCACTGAACCTACTTAAGGGGTGGTGTGATGAAGGTAAAGACATCAATCAAGAGATTTTGTTGATGATCACCGATGCCGAAATGCCTGAAATGGACGGTTATAAACTGACTCACGAAGTACGCACTGACCCGAGAATGCATGACCTGTTTATTACGCTAAATACCTCATTAAGCGGAAGTTTTAATGAGGCTATGGTTGAGAAAGTAGGGTGTAACCGCTTTATTTCTAAGTTCCAACCGGACCTCTTAGTTGAAGTGACTCAAGAGCGAATGCGTCAACTTTTATAA